One Mangrovimonas cancribranchiae DNA segment encodes these proteins:
- a CDS encoding FMN-binding glutamate synthase family protein, whose product MDTILEFLGNISWWMWLLIILAIVIIRDVFVQKAHTISHNFPIVGHLRYMLESIGPEMRQYFVANNREELPFNRIERGWIYASAKHENNYEGFGTDRDIYAHQHIFVNNAMMPFKVDKNHPNAIDKSFLPCAKVMGAHNKRKRPYRPASVINVSAMSFGSLSAKAVESLNKGVKIAGAYHNTGEGGLSPYHSNGGDVIFHFGTGYFGVRDKEGNFSMDKLTKLVNDNPFIRAIEIKLSQGAKPGKGGVLPGKKITQEIANIRHVEVGKDVLSPPNHSAFSNVQEMVDFIENIAEKTGLPVGIKAAIGKLEQWEELAQIMKTTNKGPDFITVDGGEGGTGAAPPSFADHVSLPWVYGFSDLYKMFQKHDLTERIVFIGSGKLGFPAKAAMAFAMGADCINVAREAMMSIGCIQAQICHTNRCPSGVATQNKWLQSGINVPLKSERLAQYFKTFRKEFIEITHAAGYEHPCQFKMSDIDVNVDDHNLSKELDRTYYYNKTIVPFSGMQDLKNCKYLGGKNTN is encoded by the coding sequence ATGGATACTATTCTAGAGTTTTTAGGGAATATTAGTTGGTGGATGTGGCTGCTTATTATTTTGGCTATCGTAATAATTCGTGATGTTTTTGTTCAAAAAGCGCATACCATAAGTCATAACTTTCCTATTGTTGGACATTTACGTTATATGTTGGAAAGCATTGGACCAGAAATGCGCCAATATTTTGTAGCTAACAACCGTGAAGAACTTCCTTTTAATCGTATAGAACGTGGCTGGATTTATGCATCGGCCAAGCATGAAAATAATTATGAAGGCTTTGGTACCGATAGAGATATTTATGCCCATCAGCATATTTTTGTAAATAATGCCATGATGCCTTTTAAAGTTGATAAAAATCACCCTAACGCCATAGACAAAAGCTTTTTACCCTGTGCTAAAGTTATGGGCGCTCACAATAAACGCAAAAGACCGTACCGTCCAGCTTCTGTAATTAATGTATCGGCCATGAGTTTTGGCTCGTTATCTGCTAAAGCTGTCGAATCACTTAACAAAGGTGTGAAAATAGCGGGAGCTTACCACAATACAGGAGAAGGTGGCTTATCGCCTTACCACTCTAACGGCGGTGACGTTATATTTCATTTTGGAACTGGCTATTTTGGTGTTCGCGATAAAGAGGGAAATTTTTCAATGGATAAATTAACTAAACTCGTTAATGACAATCCATTTATTCGTGCCATAGAAATTAAACTATCACAAGGCGCAAAACCAGGAAAAGGTGGTGTTTTACCAGGAAAAAAAATCACTCAAGAAATTGCTAATATTCGTCATGTAGAAGTCGGTAAAGATGTCTTATCACCTCCAAACCACTCAGCATTTTCGAATGTTCAGGAGATGGTTGATTTTATTGAAAATATTGCCGAAAAAACTGGTTTACCTGTTGGCATAAAAGCGGCTATTGGTAAATTAGAGCAATGGGAAGAATTGGCACAAATCATGAAAACTACCAACAAAGGCCCAGATTTTATAACAGTTGATGGCGGCGAAGGTGGTACAGGTGCTGCGCCTCCTAGTTTTGCCGATCATGTGTCTTTACCTTGGGTTTACGGATTTAGCGATTTATATAAGATGTTTCAAAAACACGATTTAACTGAGCGTATTGTATTTATTGGTAGTGGTAAATTAGGGTTTCCTGCCAAAGCTGCTATGGCTTTTGCTATGGGCGCAGATTGTATAAATGTAGCTCGTGAAGCCATGATGAGTATTGGTTGTATTCAAGCGCAAATTTGTCACACAAATCGTTGTCCAAGTGGTGTAGCTACACAGAATAAATGGTTACAAAGCGGTATTAATGTTCCGTTAAAGTCTGAACGTTTAGCGCAATATTTTAAAACCTTTAGAAAAGAATTTATAGAGATTACACATGCTGCAGGTTACGAGCACCCTTGCCAGTTTAAAATGAGTGATATTGATGTAAATGTAGATGACCACAACCTAAGTAAAGAACTAGATAGAACTTATTATTACAACAAAACCATAGTTCCTTTTAGCGGAATGCAAGATTTAAAGAATTGCAAATACCTAGGAGGCAAAAACACTAATTAA
- a CDS encoding UvrD-helicase domain-containing protein, producing the protein MEKYLSQLNDAQLAPTLQKDGPMIVIAGAGSGKTRVLTYRIAYLMHQGVDPFNILSLTFTNKAAREMKARIAQIVGDSEAKNLWMGTFHSVFAKILRIEADRLGYPSNFTIYDTQDSDRLIRDIIKQLNLNKDIYKYKQVRSRISSYKNSLITVKAYFNNPELIEADVAAKRPKMGDIYKEYVDRCFKAGAMDFDDLLLKTNELLTRFPDVLAKYQDRFRYILVDEYQDTNHSQYLIVRALSDRFQNICVVGDDAQSIYAFRGANINNILNFQRDYDDVKMYRLEQNYRSTKNIVNAANSIIDKNKTKLEKVVWTANDEGQKIIVNRLLNDGDEGRYVASSIFENKMNNQLKNSDFAILYRTNAQSRAMEDALRKRGIEYRIYGGLSFYQRKEIKDVLSYLRLIINPKDEEALKRVINFPARGIGQTTLDRLLVAASHYNRSIFEVMKNLDKVDIKINSGTKQKLSDFVTMIESFQIMNETANAFDLAEHVVKASGLIKEFNKDQTPEGITRIENIEEMLNGMKDFVEEQKELADTTGSLAEFLEDVALATDMDNDKDDGDKVALMTIHLAKGLEFPYVYIVGMEEDLFPSAMSMNTRSELEEERRLFYVALTRAEKQAYLTYTLSRYRWGKLIDAEPSRFIEEIDDEYLEFLKPKEHQRANPMLDADIFGDVEPDKIRFKKPKKRTTEKKPPKFIPPKKLKPVSKVGGSGEDANLFDGKLAKGNIVEHMRFGKGEVLKIEGVGADTKAEINFENGGVKKLLLRFAKLEVLG; encoded by the coding sequence TTGGAGAAGTATTTAAGTCAGTTAAATGATGCCCAGTTAGCGCCAACGCTACAAAAAGATGGGCCAATGATAGTAATTGCTGGAGCGGGTTCTGGTAAAACCAGAGTGCTTACATATCGTATTGCTTATTTAATGCATCAAGGAGTGGATCCTTTTAATATTTTATCACTAACGTTTACAAATAAAGCAGCACGTGAAATGAAAGCACGTATTGCGCAAATTGTAGGCGATAGTGAAGCTAAAAACCTATGGATGGGAACTTTTCACTCGGTTTTTGCAAAAATACTACGTATCGAAGCCGATCGTTTAGGCTACCCAAGTAACTTTACTATTTATGATACTCAGGATTCCGATAGGTTAATACGAGATATTATTAAACAACTGAATCTTAATAAAGATATCTATAAATATAAACAGGTGCGTTCGCGAATTTCATCGTATAAAAATAGTCTTATCACAGTTAAGGCGTATTTTAATAACCCAGAGCTTATAGAGGCTGATGTGGCAGCAAAACGTCCTAAAATGGGGGATATTTATAAAGAGTATGTAGACCGCTGTTTTAAAGCTGGTGCGATGGATTTTGATGACTTATTATTAAAAACTAATGAGTTGTTGACTAGATTCCCAGATGTATTAGCAAAATACCAAGACCGCTTTCGGTATATTTTGGTCGATGAGTACCAGGATACCAACCATAGTCAATATTTAATAGTTAGAGCTTTGTCAGATCGTTTTCAAAATATTTGTGTTGTAGGAGATGATGCCCAGAGTATTTATGCCTTCCGTGGTGCGAATATTAATAATATTTTAAACTTCCAACGGGATTATGACGATGTAAAAATGTATCGTTTGGAACAGAATTACCGCTCTACTAAAAACATTGTTAATGCAGCCAATTCCATTATCGATAAAAACAAAACCAAACTTGAAAAAGTAGTTTGGACTGCAAATGATGAAGGTCAAAAAATAATCGTAAATCGTTTGCTTAATGATGGTGATGAAGGTCGTTATGTGGCAAGTTCTATTTTTGAGAATAAGATGAATAATCAACTCAAGAATAGCGATTTTGCTATACTATATCGAACCAATGCGCAGTCCCGTGCTATGGAAGATGCGCTTAGAAAACGCGGGATAGAATACCGTATTTATGGCGGACTCTCATTTTACCAACGTAAGGAAATTAAGGATGTGTTGTCGTATTTACGTTTAATTATTAACCCAAAGGATGAAGAAGCTCTAAAACGTGTTATTAATTTCCCAGCACGAGGTATCGGGCAAACCACATTAGATAGGTTACTTGTTGCTGCGAGTCATTATAATCGTTCCATTTTTGAGGTGATGAAAAACCTAGATAAAGTGGATATCAAAATAAACTCAGGAACAAAACAAAAGCTTTCAGATTTTGTTACAATGATTGAAAGTTTTCAAATAATGAATGAAACAGCTAATGCGTTTGATTTAGCCGAACACGTTGTTAAAGCTTCAGGACTTATTAAAGAGTTCAATAAAGACCAAACCCCAGAAGGTATAACCCGTATTGAAAATATAGAGGAGATGCTTAATGGTATGAAGGATTTTGTTGAAGAACAAAAAGAATTGGCAGATACCACTGGGTCGTTAGCAGAGTTTTTGGAAGATGTCGCTTTGGCCACCGATATGGATAACGACAAAGATGATGGCGATAAAGTGGCGTTGATGACCATTCACTTAGCAAAAGGGTTGGAATTTCCATACGTGTATATTGTGGGAATGGAAGAAGATTTATTTCCAAGTGCAATGAGTATGAATACCCGAAGCGAGCTAGAAGAAGAGCGCCGTTTGTTTTATGTAGCGCTTACCAGAGCAGAGAAACAAGCGTATTTAACTTATACCTTATCACGTTACCGTTGGGGAAAATTAATAGACGCAGAGCCTAGCCGATTTATAGAAGAGATAGATGATGAATATTTAGAGTTTTTAAAGCCTAAGGAACATCAACGTGCCAACCCCATGTTAGATGCCGATATTTTTGGCGATGTAGAGCCAGATAAAATCCGTTTTAAAAAACCTAAAAAGCGTACAACCGAAAAGAAACCGCCAAAGTTTATTCCGCCTAAAAAATTAAAGCCTGTCTCTAAAGTTGGTGGTAGTGGTGAAGACGCTAATTTGTTTGATGGGAAATTAGCAAAAGGTAATATTGTAGAACACATGCGCTTTGGAAAAGGTGAGGTTCTAAAGATTGAAGGTGTTGGTGCCGATACTAAAGCCGAAATTAATTTTGAAAATGGTGGTGTTAAAAAATTACTGCTACGCTTTGCTAAACTAGAAGTTTTAGGCTAG
- a CDS encoding alpha/beta hydrolase: MKITKNILLTISIISVLLSCSIDENNSQNNSIPQSLEYREELDVSYGNASEQTFDIFLPADRNFTTKTLILVHGGGWSSGDKSDMNAFRDYLRTHFPDIAIVNINYRLADENTSPHPMQMNDLTSIMNHLISNQNNYIIDDEFGFIGVSAGAHLSMLWSYAYDTNNLISMVANIVGPTNFTDEVYLNNNNPELQELLDLYGIETTTGYLQEVSPYHQATGIAPPTIMFYGGQDPLVPTSQGTAMRDKLETLNVIHEFTLYENEAHGWTGANLLDTMNKLSTFIDTHL; this comes from the coding sequence ATGAAAATTACAAAAAATATTCTTCTAACAATAAGTATAATATCTGTTTTGCTTTCCTGTTCGATTGATGAGAATAACTCACAAAACAATTCTATCCCACAAAGTTTAGAATATAGAGAAGAACTTGATGTATCTTATGGAAATGCCTCTGAACAAACTTTTGATATTTTTCTGCCTGCTGACAGGAATTTTACTACTAAAACACTAATATTAGTCCACGGTGGCGGTTGGTCTTCTGGCGATAAAAGTGATATGAACGCTTTTAGAGATTACTTAAGAACTCACTTTCCAGATATTGCTATAGTAAATATAAATTACCGTTTAGCTGATGAAAACACCTCACCTCATCCCATGCAAATGAATGATCTTACAAGTATTATGAATCACCTTATCAGCAATCAAAATAATTATATTATAGATGATGAATTTGGTTTTATAGGTGTTAGTGCTGGCGCTCATTTAAGTATGCTTTGGAGTTATGCTTACGATACTAATAATCTAATTTCTATGGTGGCTAATATTGTTGGTCCTACCAATTTTACCGACGAAGTTTATTTAAACAATAACAATCCCGAACTACAAGAATTATTAGATCTTTATGGTATTGAAACCACTACTGGTTATCTACAAGAAGTAAGTCCTTATCATCAAGCTACAGGAATTGCTCCACCAACCATCATGTTTTATGGTGGTCAAGACCCCTTAGTGCCAACCTCGCAAGGTACTGCTATGCGAGACAAGTTAGAAACGCTTAATGTTATTCATGAATTCACCCTTTATGAAAATGAAGCTCACGGATGGACAGGAGCCAACTTACTTGATACTATGAATAAACTGTCTACTTTTATAGATACGCATTTATAA
- a CDS encoding L-threonylcarbamoyladenylate synthase, translated as MAELIKIYEENPNPREIKKVIEVLKRGGLIIYPTDTVYGLGCDITNKEALERVAKIRGVKLEKANFSFICKDLSNLSDYVKQIDTTTFKILKRALPGPYTFILPGSKSLPSVFKKKKTVGIRVPNNNIALEIVDKLGNPIISTSIHDEDEVLEYTTDPELIHEKWDKLVDLVIDGGYGDNVASTVIDLSESEPVIVREGKGDLNIF; from the coding sequence ATGGCCGAATTAATAAAAATTTATGAAGAGAATCCGAATCCTCGAGAAATTAAGAAAGTAATCGAGGTATTAAAACGCGGTGGATTAATTATCTATCCAACCGATACGGTTTATGGTTTAGGCTGTGATATTACTAATAAAGAAGCACTTGAACGCGTAGCGAAAATAAGAGGTGTAAAGCTAGAAAAAGCTAACTTCTCGTTTATTTGTAAGGACTTAAGTAATTTAAGTGATTATGTTAAACAAATTGACACTACCACATTTAAAATTTTAAAAAGAGCGCTTCCAGGACCTTACACGTTTATTTTGCCTGGATCTAAATCCTTACCAAGCGTTTTTAAGAAGAAAAAAACAGTTGGTATTCGTGTGCCTAACAATAATATTGCTTTAGAAATTGTAGATAAATTAGGAAACCCAATTATATCTACTTCTATCCATGATGAAGATGAGGTTTTAGAATATACTACAGATCCTGAACTAATTCATGAAAAATGGGACAAACTCGTAGATTTAGTAATTGATGGTGGTTACGGGGATAATGTGGCATCCACGGTTATCGATCTTTCAGAATCTGAACCAGTTATTGTAAGGGAAGGTAAAGGCGATTTAAACATCTTTTAA
- a CDS encoding OmpA family protein — protein MKKIMLLGVSAMLLLGSCVSKKEYAALEAKQKETQDRLNSATVKLNSCLADKASAQSRVTSLEERIADLKKSNENLIQSNKDLTMLTTKGASNVEKTLESLREKDLKINRLQDAVNKKDSVMLALVTSLKKEVGINDPDIEVNVEKGVVFISIADKLLFRSGSYIVNERAKEVLGKVAKVVKSKPNFECMVEAHTDPVPYNKPPLIDNWDLSVKRATSVVRVLEDLGVDSAKLIAAGRASFVPVASNDTAEGKAANRRTRIVILPKIDEFYEMIEQEMKNLEAGGN, from the coding sequence ATGAAAAAAATAATGTTATTAGGTGTTTCAGCTATGTTACTTTTAGGATCATGTGTCTCTAAAAAAGAATATGCTGCACTTGAAGCAAAACAAAAAGAAACGCAAGATCGTTTAAATTCTGCAACTGTAAAGCTTAACTCGTGTTTAGCTGATAAAGCTTCGGCACAATCTCGTGTAACGTCTCTAGAAGAGCGTATTGCAGATCTTAAAAAATCTAACGAAAACTTAATTCAGAGCAATAAGGACTTAACTATGCTAACCACTAAAGGCGCTTCAAATGTTGAAAAAACATTAGAAAGTCTTAGAGAGAAAGACCTTAAAATTAACCGCTTACAAGATGCTGTTAATAAAAAAGACAGTGTGATGTTAGCGCTTGTTACTAGCTTGAAAAAAGAAGTTGGTATTAACGACCCAGATATTGAAGTAAATGTTGAAAAAGGCGTGGTATTTATTTCTATTGCTGATAAATTATTATTTAGAAGTGGAAGCTATATTGTAAACGAACGTGCTAAAGAAGTACTTGGTAAGGTTGCTAAAGTTGTAAAAAGCAAACCAAACTTTGAATGTATGGTAGAAGCACATACAGATCCAGTTCCGTACAATAAACCACCATTAATTGACAACTGGGATTTAAGTGTAAAACGTGCCACATCGGTTGTTCGTGTACTTGAAGATCTTGGTGTAGATTCGGCTAAATTAATTGCTGCCGGACGCGCTTCTTTTGTCCCTGTAGCGTCAAATGATACTGCTGAAGGCAAAGCTGCTAACAGACGTACAAGAATTGTGATTTTACCTAAAATCGATGAATTCTACGAAATGATAGAGCAAGAAATGAAAAACTTAGAAGCAGGCGGAAACTAA
- a CDS encoding glycosyltransferase family 2 protein → MKTAIVILNWNGKQLLDTFLPSVLEHSQNADIYVADNASTDDSVIYVKECFPSVSIIQNQTNGGYAKGYNDALKHIDADIFCLLNSDVEVTKNWLTPILETFKEYPKTAIIQPKIKDYNNKDYFEYAGAGGGFIDKFGYPYCRGRIFNTIEKDNGQYNDTSDIFWASGACLFVRKEVFNALNGFDERFFAHMEEIDLCWRAFNLGYNIKYVGASTIFHVGGATLKNTNPKKTFLNFRNSLFTLTKNAQGNLFFLVFTRLVLDGVAGVMFLFQFKFAHILSIVKAHFNYYSHLAQLLKFRKTVSKKENYYNKTSIVWSYFVTRNKTF, encoded by the coding sequence ATGAAAACAGCCATCGTCATACTAAATTGGAACGGAAAACAGTTGCTCGACACGTTTTTGCCTTCGGTTTTGGAACATTCCCAAAACGCTGATATTTATGTGGCCGACAATGCTTCTACAGATGATTCGGTAATTTATGTAAAAGAGTGCTTTCCTAGTGTTTCTATTATACAAAACCAAACCAATGGCGGTTATGCCAAAGGTTATAACGATGCCTTAAAACATATTGATGCCGATATATTTTGCTTGTTGAATAGCGATGTAGAAGTAACTAAAAACTGGTTAACTCCCATTCTAGAAACGTTTAAAGAATACCCTAAAACAGCCATTATTCAACCCAAAATAAAGGATTACAACAACAAGGATTATTTTGAATATGCTGGAGCTGGCGGTGGATTTATAGATAAATTTGGCTACCCATATTGTCGCGGACGCATTTTTAATACCATAGAAAAAGATAATGGTCAATACAACGATACCTCTGATATTTTCTGGGCATCTGGAGCGTGTCTTTTTGTAAGAAAAGAAGTGTTTAACGCTTTAAATGGTTTTGACGAACGTTTTTTTGCCCATATGGAAGAAATCGATTTGTGTTGGCGCGCTTTCAATTTAGGATACAATATTAAATATGTAGGTGCTTCAACTATTTTTCACGTTGGTGGCGCTACTTTAAAAAACACCAATCCTAAAAAAACATTTTTAAATTTTAGGAATAGTCTCTTCACATTGACAAAAAATGCACAAGGTAATTTGTTTTTCCTTGTGTTTACAAGACTTGTCCTAGATGGTGTGGCAGGTGTTATGTTTTTATTTCAGTTTAAGTTCGCTCACATTCTATCCATTGTTAAAGCACACTTTAACTATTATAGCCATTTGGCACAACTTTTAAAATTTAGAAAAACAGTTTCCAAGAAAGAAAATTATTACAACAAAACATCCATAGTATGGTCGTATTTCGTAACTAGAAACAAGACATTTTAA
- a CDS encoding type I restriction enzyme HsdR N-terminal domain-containing protein: MQRLNFPTYSFRFKNSENKASIFDVIRKKFVVLQPEEWVRQHCVHYLMEEKQYPKSLINVEKELIVNGLKKRYDIVVFNPDGSIFLVVECKAPKVNITQDTFDQIARYNLTLNASYLMVTNGLNHYYCQMDFDNERYNFLRDIPEYSK; the protein is encoded by the coding sequence GTGCAAAGACTTAACTTTCCAACATATTCGTTTCGTTTCAAAAATAGCGAAAATAAAGCTTCTATTTTCGATGTTATTCGTAAAAAATTTGTGGTTTTACAACCAGAAGAATGGGTGCGCCAACATTGTGTTCATTATTTAATGGAAGAAAAACAGTACCCAAAATCGTTAATTAATGTTGAGAAAGAACTCATTGTTAATGGTTTAAAAAAACGATATGATATCGTCGTATTTAATCCCGATGGAAGCATTTTTTTAGTGGTAGAATGCAAAGCACCAAAAGTTAATATTACTCAAGATACTTTTGACCAAATTGCGCGATACAACCTAACGTTAAATGCGTCATATTTAATGGTAACCAATGGTTTAAATCATTATTATTGTCAGATGGATTTTGATAACGAACGTTATAATTTTTTAAGAGACATTCCAGAATACAGTAAATGA
- the holA gene encoding DNA polymerase III subunit delta, with amino-acid sequence MDEVKQIVTDIKQKKLKPIYFLMGDEPYYIDRITEFIEDSILTEEEKGFNQMVLYGRDVAVDDIVSNAKRFPMMAEHQVVIVKEAQHLSRTIENLAAYAENPQPSTILVVNYKYKTIDKRKKLYKTLKKSGVVFESKKLYDNQISDWIRRVLSGQNYGITPKAAQMLAEFLGTDLSKISNELNKLKLLLPEGTQITPEHIEENIGISKDYNNFELHKAIGERNSEKVFRIVKYFGENPKDNPMIVTVSLLYTYFSRLLKLHGLNDKSARSVASALKVNPYFVNEYIVAARNFPMRKVSNIIADLRTFDGKSKGVGANAIPQGDLLNELMVRILN; translated from the coding sequence ATGGACGAAGTAAAACAGATTGTAACCGATATAAAACAGAAAAAGTTAAAGCCTATTTACTTTTTAATGGGCGATGAACCGTATTATATTGATAGAATAACCGAGTTTATTGAGGATAGCATTTTAACAGAAGAAGAAAAAGGGTTTAACCAAATGGTGTTGTATGGAAGAGACGTTGCAGTTGATGATATAGTAAGCAACGCCAAACGTTTTCCTATGATGGCAGAGCATCAAGTGGTTATTGTAAAAGAAGCGCAACATTTATCGCGAACCATTGAGAACTTAGCTGCTTACGCCGAAAACCCGCAACCTAGTACTATTCTTGTTGTTAATTACAAGTACAAAACCATAGACAAGCGTAAAAAACTGTATAAAACCTTAAAGAAAAGTGGTGTTGTTTTTGAAAGTAAAAAACTTTACGATAATCAAATATCTGATTGGATTCGTCGGGTGCTTTCTGGACAAAACTATGGCATTACACCAAAAGCTGCACAAATGCTTGCCGAGTTTTTAGGAACCGATTTAAGTAAAATTAGTAATGAATTAAATAAGCTAAAATTACTGCTTCCCGAAGGAACACAAATTACGCCAGAACATATCGAAGAAAACATAGGCATTAGTAAAGATTACAACAATTTTGAGTTGCATAAAGCTATAGGGGAACGCAATAGTGAAAAAGTGTTTCGTATTGTAAAATATTTTGGTGAAAACCCCAAGGATAATCCTATGATTGTTACGGTTAGTTTGTTGTACACCTATTTTTCAAGGTTGCTAAAACTCCACGGTTTAAACGATAAATCTGCTAGGAGCGTGGCCTCAGCTTTAAAGGTAAATCCTTATTTTGTAAATGAATATATAGTGGCTGCTAGAAACTTTCCTATGCGGAAAGTAAGTAACATCATCGCCGATTTAAGAACATTTGATGGTAAAAGTAAGGGCGTTGGTGCTAATGCTATTCCGCAAGGTGATTTGTTAAATGAATTGATGGTGAGAATTTTAAATTAA
- a CDS encoding DoxX family protein — protein MNKNFTDLALAILRIGFSGMMLTHGIPKISMLSDPSSFGDPLGVGPTVSLILTLIGEVVAPVMIIIGFKTKLAAIPAAITMAVAAFIVHASDPLKTKEMAILYLLAFVVIFLAGPGRLSIDGRKGH, from the coding sequence ATGAACAAAAACTTTACAGACTTAGCTTTAGCCATACTACGCATTGGCTTTTCGGGAATGATGCTCACACACGGTATTCCTAAAATTAGTATGCTGTCCGATCCTTCTAGTTTTGGTGACCCGCTTGGTGTTGGACCAACAGTTTCATTAATACTAACATTAATAGGTGAAGTCGTCGCCCCAGTTATGATTATTATTGGTTTTAAAACCAAACTAGCTGCTATTCCTGCTGCTATTACCATGGCTGTTGCTGCGTTTATAGTTCACGCTAGCGACCCATTAAAAACAAAGGAAATGGCTATTTTATATCTTTTGGCTTTTGTGGTTATTTTCTTGGCTGGTCCTGGACGTTTATCCATTGATGGAAGAAAAGGACATTAA
- a CDS encoding class I SAM-dependent methyltransferase — MLTKSEKATLRGTIFKHLDGLATATTASSLYKKGVLDILLQEKKVSLQDVTKKFNANEGYLNVALRILCSQGWLTQHLNNDTDEIFYETNNQSEQAFKLAPLYEDAVKLLNYSVKFPEEGHIGPDAFIVLERIFESYENHFGLAEFETNPIQQQILKHIEGAIVAPIIVLLGVNGLFHKYFMEASFRAEEYHKDPESFKKILDFFAYLGWFKKKKDTYQFTDKGLFFAKRATAYGVTVSYLPTFVALDDLIFGNPLVLKTDNPSDTEKHVHREMNVWGSGGAHSTYFKVIDQVIIELFNKPIDEQPKGILDMGCGNGAFIQHIFEVIEHQTLRGKMLEEHPLLLVGADFNQAALKVTRANLIKADIWAKVIWGDIGRPDLLSKDLDEDYNIKLSDLLNVRTFLDHNRIWEAPQQTTKNISASSGAFAYKGKRISNNLVEDSLREHLEKWKPYVERFGLLIIELHTLKPELTAANLGKTAATAYDATHGYSDQYIVEIDVFKTIAEDIGLKPMEKYASKFPNSELATVSINLLKGKN; from the coding sequence ATGCTAACAAAATCTGAAAAAGCGACACTTCGAGGAACTATCTTTAAACACTTAGATGGTCTTGCTACAGCTACAACGGCATCTTCTCTTTATAAAAAAGGCGTTCTAGACATTCTTCTTCAAGAAAAGAAAGTCTCTTTACAAGATGTAACTAAAAAATTTAATGCCAATGAAGGCTACTTAAATGTTGCCCTAAGAATACTTTGCTCGCAAGGTTGGTTAACGCAACATTTAAATAACGACACCGATGAGATTTTCTATGAAACAAACAACCAAAGCGAACAAGCTTTTAAGTTGGCACCGCTGTATGAAGATGCTGTTAAATTGCTAAACTATTCGGTTAAATTTCCTGAAGAAGGTCATATTGGCCCAGATGCTTTTATCGTACTAGAACGTATTTTTGAATCGTATGAAAATCATTTTGGACTTGCCGAGTTTGAAACCAACCCCATTCAACAACAGATTTTAAAACATATTGAAGGTGCTATTGTCGCCCCAATAATTGTACTTCTTGGTGTTAACGGATTGTTTCATAAATACTTTATGGAAGCCTCTTTTAGAGCTGAAGAATATCATAAAGATCCTGAAAGTTTTAAAAAAATATTAGATTTCTTTGCTTATCTAGGATGGTTCAAAAAGAAAAAAGACACCTATCAATTTACCGATAAAGGCTTATTTTTCGCCAAACGTGCCACAGCTTATGGTGTTACGGTATCCTACTTGCCAACATTTGTCGCGTTGGACGATTTAATTTTTGGCAATCCATTAGTATTAAAAACAGACAATCCTAGTGACACCGAAAAACACGTCCATCGCGAAATGAACGTTTGGGGAAGCGGCGGTGCGCATTCAACCTATTTTAAAGTCATTGATCAAGTTATCATTGAACTATTCAACAAACCTATAGACGAACAACCCAAAGGTATTTTAGATATGGGCTGTGGCAATGGCGCCTTTATCCAGCATATTTTTGAAGTCATCGAGCATCAAACCCTACGTGGAAAAATGCTTGAAGAACATCCGCTGCTACTTGTTGGTGCCGATTTTAACCAAGCAGCGTTAAAAGTTACGCGTGCCAACTTAATAAAAGCCGATATTTGGGCTAAAGTCATTTGGGGCGATATTGGTCGTCCAGATTTATTGTCAAAAGATTTAGATGAAGATTACAACATTAAGCTTAGCGATTTATTAAATGTTCGTACATTTTTAGATCATAACCGTATTTGGGAAGCACCACAACAAACCACTAAAAACATTAGCGCATCATCTGGTGCTTTTGCCTACAAAGGAAAACGCATTAGCAATAATTTGGTTGAAGATTCCTTACGTGAACATCTTGAAAAATGGAAACCTTATGTGGAGCGTTTTGGCTTATTAATCATTGAATTACATACCTTAAAACCAGAACTTACGGCAGCTAATCTAGGAAAAACAGCAGCAACCGCCTACGATGCTACACACGGATATAGCGACCAATACATTGTGGAAATAGATGTATTTAAAACTATCGCAGAAGACATTGGGTTAAAACCTATGGAAAAATATGCCTCTAAATTTCCCAACAGCGAACTTGCAACAGTTAGCATTAATCTTTTAAAAGGAAAAAACTAA